The sequence below is a genomic window from Monodelphis domestica isolate mMonDom1 chromosome 2, mMonDom1.pri, whole genome shotgun sequence.
CTAGTCCCCTTCCTTCTCACCTCAGGGAAATCACAGTGATCAAATGAAGCTAACAGAAAGCACTTGGCTGCTTGCTTATATTTTCGAGCAGCCAACTCAGCCAGGcctaaaaaatataagaaaaggaatgagagagacaaATGAAGCCAAGAGCCACCTAAATGAAAGCAGCCTTTGTTTAGGGAACCCAGTAGCCCAGAAGTAAATTGGCCCCTGATCCCCCTTCTATACCCCATGAATTTGGGTCCACAAAACcaccagaagaaaataaaatccaaatagtTAGGGACTGGGCAGGCTTCATCTATAACTAGAGCCAGTGGAGCTTTTCTATACATGCTAAAACTAAGCTGACTTGCCTTGCCTACACGCCCCAAGATTAGTTGCAACAtatgaattaggaaaaaattatttattttgaatttgagaAGGGTGTCAGAAAATTGCCCTACCTGACTATCTTTCCCCTTTTAACCCTAGGGGAGGCTCTGCCTAGACTTCCCTTACCTGCTGCACACTTGAGCTTGGTAAGAATAGCCTGGGTCTGGCTGTCCCTTTCCCCTCGCTGCTGTGAGAAGGAAGACATAGACTAAGAGAACGAACAACCACCACCAATACTTTTTTCTATCCCTTGGGGCCAGCCCGAGAAAGAACAAGAGGAGCAAACAGGATGTGTTCTGTTCAATAACCAGGGTCAAGACATGACTTGAAGTGATGCCAAGAAAGCCCAGAGGAAACCCACCCTGAAAGAGAAATAGCATGGGAGTGTAGTGGGTGGGGAGTGGAAATGAGATTTCAAAGAGCAccaagaaatgaaggaaaaatcacAAGATCAACAGGGAATGGATAAGGCACTAGCACGGTTACCTCAGCAATCTCAGGAGTAGATTCAGCTTTGCTGACATAGCTCAAGACATGGGACCAGTTCTGTAGGTAGACACTGACCTGCTGGGCAGAGAGCATGGAATGTGGTTTGATGGCACCACCTACTGGCCTCTGAGTGTCCTGAGGGATGTAGGCAACCTTCCCCaggtcttccccccccccaacatagTAGATTTCTGCTTATTCCCACCTTGATTACATTGAGGCACATATTAATGACATGTTTGGCGCTGGTACAGTAGTCCCGAGCCCGGGAGTAACACTTGAGGGCATTGCTGAGATCGCCACAGTCAAGGTAATGGTCACCCAAGTCATCATGCCCCCGCCTGCCAGGGAGAAGCAAGGAGTAAGGCAGATGCTTGGGAGCCCATTTCCTCCCACTtcttaacacccccccccccttttctgttTCCCCCAATCCTCTTACCTGATGCTCTCCTTGATAGAGTTTCCTTTGTAGTTTTTCAGGTCTGTATCCAGCTTCTCCAGTTTTAGCAGTGCCTTCTTTCTAGTGGCCTCCACCCAGGCTGTGTCCAGAGGTGGGGGTTCCACCCCTCCCTCAGGGACAGCATCAGGAGCATTTTGTAGCTCTCTGTTGTCagggtagtggtggtagtagtagcaaGAGAAACATTGTCATTGGAGATTTAGGAAGAAGTAGGGGAAATAGTAGCAGAGAAGAACCACCAAGCTGTTTAGGGTGACGAAATCTCTCCCTGCTAGCTgcctcattttttcttcctctccccaaagTTGAATTTTTCATTGAAACTGTCCTGTCTAATAATCTCTACCATCCTGAAAAACCTTCCCAATGTGTTTGACTTATACCACCtgctcccattttcttttctatggtCAGGGTCTAAGAGCTCTAGACAGTGGGGCTTGCTCCCTCAGCCCCTTCCAGCTCCCAGGAGCACCCTAATCTGGAtctacccccctcccccttttcttcccaCATCCTAATACCACACCTGGTAGCCTCAGAGAGCTTTCGGTGGATCTCCTCATAAACATCCACATTGAAGGTCCTCTGTACAAAGGACAATGCCATCTTCAGGGCTTCTACCCGAAGCTGTGGGCAGTGATCTGCAATGAACTGTAGCCGCTCAATGCGCATTAGCCCACTGTAACTGGATGCATACTGTTCCAGGtcctgaaagagaaaagagagtctGATAAGGTGCAATATCTTCAATACACAGATCCCTATAATAGGCACTGTATGAAAATAGAGATTGAAATGTAATTCCTGTCCACAAAAATCATAAGACCTCTCAGTAATATTCAAACTCACATACTTGAAGAAGCACAGATGCACACAACTTAAACTAAAACCTGTATAAATAAGTGCAGAGGGAAGGTAGTGATCAGAACTAGGGTCACTGGTTGGCAGAAAAGGGAGCAGCATTCAAAGTAGCATTCGAGCTTTTAGCTAGAAGAGAATGAACAATGTGTGTGGAACAAAGTAAAGGCCTTTGCTTACTTGGGGGGATCAATGTTAGGGCTAGAAAAAGTGGAGAGAAGAGTTACCGAGTGGGGGTAGTGTTCAGATTTGATGGTCAATAAGGAGCCATTGCAGATGTCTAAGCCATGACTGTGGTGGTATTCTGAAGACTCTTCTAGCCATCACACAGGATGGATTTGGGAAAGAGAACACTACTAATGTAGCGCCCCTACCTCTCTCTAGGGGTACCATCTAACTATGCCAGTCTGGGAGTGAAAATACCTTTGTCATATAGTCTCAAAGAGTTTTATTCCCAAAGGAGAGGCACTACCCTCTCAGCTCCAAGCTCCACATACCAGGGTGGGATTTTCCACCACATAGTTGATGTCTGGTGCATTCTGCTGATCCTCTTGAGGGTCCACATCAATCTGCATGGGTTCCACTGCCCCCTGCAATGCAGATGCCAGTCACCTGTGCACTCAAGCCTGAGAGAGTGCCCATGGCACACTAGTATTCAAAGTTTTATTCTGATCCTttatcctccccctccccaaatagaCCCTGCCCAGGACCAAGGTTTTGTCAGATTCTTCCTGTGCATAACACTATACCCACCCACCAGAGCTTTCCATCCAAAGGATGCCTTCTAGAGTCCCAACTCCACCAACCCCATCTCCCTAACACTACCAGACCTGGGGGGAGAGGGAAATTTCAAGGAATTCTTCAACAGTACCCAGGAGCCCATAAACACAACCTCCCCTACCCAGTTCCCTCCTAACCCACCATCATTAGAGGGGAAAGTCAGAAATGAAGAGAGCTAGACAGTAACCACTTGGCATCCCCAAGGCAAGTTCCCAACTACTGGCCTGATGTGGTTTCCTCAAAGTCATAAAGGAGAAACAGGTGAGACCTCAACCACTGGATGCAAAGGGTACCCTGCCACATCCTAAGCCATCCCATACCATCTGTCCTATGTAGATGGAGCAGTAATATTTGTAGTTCGAGTTACAGCCatgaaaatggggaaagaaatacAGGCATCAACTTGGGAAATCATACTGGGCATTCCCAAAGTGGAAAGAAATACAAAGGCTGCAATCTCAGATTATCAGCTTCTGTTCCTCACCTCTACCAGGTCTGGGCAAAACCCCAAAAGGCAGGCCGCTAAGCAGAGCTTCCAGAAACTTGGGTCACTGTTATTGTTCTACCCCTTCCCAACCCCACCTCAGGAAAAGTAGTATAGCTGATCCACAGGCTCCTAATCACATAACCAATtgctggggaagagggagaaggaagaaggggcgAGGAATAGGGAAATGGGAGTTCTGCCCAATctatctttttcttccctcccccctccttgcCCTCGGCACTGAGTCCCTGATCTTGGGGCTGGCAATGCAGTGGGGGCCCAGCCACGGCAGGGGCGGCTGGGGCTCCGCTCCCTCCTCCCTCGCTGGGGACCCCCTCTCCTGGAAGGTACCTCATAGAGCAGCGTACAGGCCGACAGACTGGCGCTCAGGCTGAAGTCTCCGGCTGTGCCAGGGAGGAAGAGGTCTGACCTACTGCTGTGAGGGGTGCAGTACAGATCTGTCACTGATGAAGAGGCTGAGCTGGGGGCCGAGCTATCCCTCATTCTGTCCTGACTTTCTGCACCCCCTGACCCTGACACAGAGCTGGCTGGCTGCTGAAGGGGAGAAACAATGTTAATGTAGGGGGGAACCAAAGCACCTCTCCACCACTGGGAGGCCCCCTATTAGGCCAGAGAGCCAAGTTGTGGCAGGTCTGACCCAGCTGGGCTCCCACTCTGAGGCTCATACCTGGGAGATGAGTGACCCTGAGACACCAGGGGCGGACTACAGAGTCCTACTGATAGGGGCCACAATTTGACCCAGAGCATTCTCCACCCAGCGGCGGTGGGGGAGGgcgggagggaaggagggagggaggaagggacgtGTCCTGGGAACCCGGCACAGCAGCCTGGTGGGGACAAGCTCAAGGACGGAGGGGCACGAGGGGGGGGCAGAAGCTCTCAGGGGGCGGCCCCCCTGTCTGTCCTGCGTGCTCCATCCACAAAGGATCACGTACCCCGGACAAGCGGGGTCTCCAGGATCCTGGGTCCCTGGGACGGGGTGAAAGGCCTACCGAGGGCCTAGCAGGGCCCGGTCGGACCCGAGCCATCTCCCTCGGGAGCCCCCTGCCCGGTCCAGGGAGCCCCTTTCCAGGGCCACGGCCTCGGCGAGCCTCGGGGGCGTGGCCTGCAGCCGGCCGGAGAACCCGTTCCCAGGGCGGGCGGGTGGAGAAGCGGCCCGAGGGGAGGGCGCGGGAGCCGGGGCTTCCTTCCCTAAGCGCGACCCCGGGGTCAGGATAGCGGCGCGGCGCCGCCCCGCCCCGCGGGGATCTCCAAGCGTTCGCCGCAGGCCTCTCCCCAGCCCCAGCGCGAGGGCCCGGAAGCCTGAAGCCCCGAGGCGTGCCGGGTCCTGCCCGCTAGGGCCGACCAAGACAGAGGCCGGGCGGAGGCCAGTGCGCCTCGGGGCCCCCCTcgtcccctcccccgccccctaCTCGGGACATCGCCCGCCCGGGCTCCTTCCCCCACCGACTCCCGGGTCCGGCCCGGGGCTGCGGAGCCAGGGCGGGGCGGGGCCGCGGGGCTCGGGCCGGGCCGGGCGGCACCGCCCCTAGGCTCGTTACCTGCAAATTAAACACCTGAACCGGCAGCGGCATCTTCCTCCTACCCCGCCGCGGCGCCGTCCACATCCGGGTCGCCTGGGCCTCGCCACGAGCACATCCGGGTCAcggggggaggggcggggagggACGGGAAGTAAAGTCGGTTCGGCCGCGGGGGCGGCGGGGGACGCCCTTAAAGGGGCAGAAGTCGCCACCGTGGCCCCGCAGCTGCCGCTTGCTCGTGCCTCagctcccctcttttctcccacCTCAGGCgctgagggaggggaggggcttCGGGGGCCTAGCActggggagaaactgaggcagagaaaactGGTAAAGGGCCTGCTGCTTCTCCGTGCGTCCCCTGGGTGCTCGGCATCCGTCGGGAGGCCGCGCCTGGAGCCTGGAGTCCTGGCCGCCCAGTCCGGGCCCGTGGCCCGCTGTGGGCAGGCTGCGATGGCCGGGCCCGGGGCCCGCTGGGGCTGAAGAATGACCTGCACTGGCGTGGGGCTCGGCAAACTCTGCTTCGTGCTGTCCGTAGCCTTGGGAGCctttttgctgctgctgctgcccctCCCCCGCCTCCAGGCTCCTTGGGGGGTCTGGGCCCACCGGCCGCCCCGGCCGCCCCCGACCTGCGCGCAGCCGCCCCGCGCCCAGCGGCCCCGGGAGGGGGGCGTGGCCCAGCCCCTGCAGGACGTGCTCCAGCGGCTTCTGGGGGCGCCAGCCGCGCACCCCCGGGCGCCCGATAGGCTGGAGCCCAGGGACATCTTCATCGCAGTGAAGACCACCAAGAAGTATCATAAGTCTCGACTGGAACTGCTTTTCCGCACCTGGATTTCCCGGGCCCAACAGCAGGTTGGACGAACTCCCTTCCCGGATCTTTTCTTGACGACCTGGCAGGATCACAGAGGGAGAAGGAACCTCTGGGGGACCCGGCACTCAGCGGGGTGCCTTGTCTTAGGTGGCTCTCTCCCGGGGAGAACTTTAGATTTGGaaagagggaccttagaagttaCCTAGGAGGTTAACCTATTAAGCCTGGCATATAGTACGTGCTTCATGACTCGGCTTAGTTAGAGGCAACCTATCCCTGTGGAAGGGGTAAAACAGAATTTGaattagaagagatctcagaaatTAATTTAAGAATTCACTCAGTACTAAgcgtagcacatagtaggcagtaAATGCTTTCCGAAGACCTCCAGAGAACCTCCATTTTCCTCTTGACAACATGAATTCCTAGTGCTTAACTTTCTCTTGCAGGTCAGATTGAGGTCCTCTGCTTCACAGTTTCTTTAGCAGAAACTGCCTTCAAAATGTACTATTGTCAGGTCAACAGGCATTTAAGGGCTTACTGTGTGGCTGGTACTGTGCTAAGGGACCTGCTCTGAAAGAGCTCACATTGGAGAAACATACAAGATTAGAAGTAATCTCTTAGGGGAGGCACTAACATTcagaaggatggaaaggtttcCTGCAGAAAGGAGGTTTTGAGCTGATTCTGAAGACCTTGGCTCCTTTGAAATCCACTCCATTTCACTCCAATGTGAATTGAGCAGCTTCTTAAATGCTTAACATTGTTCCAGTactaaaggagagaaaagaagatgagcAAGACATAGTCCCTCTAGGAGATGAAGATAAATGTTCATagtcaaacaaacatttattcagcacctactatgtaccaggcattgtactaagctaTTTACATGAGTGAATAGAATACAAATTGGGCTGTCATAAAGGCTTTGGAGAAATGCTAAATTCCAAGAGATAGTGAAAGCTTGTCCACCTCTGtggaaaagggaagattttataGGTAGAggggacttggaatcaggaatacttgggttcagatctagcctcagacaactggtgagaggaagagggagaaacagaatgACATACTCACCCATTcatgtcatcctgggcaagttacttaacctgtttgtcttaattttctcatctgtaaaatggtgataatagcacctagcttTCAGAGTTGATATGAGGATAACATGAAACAACGTTTGTACAGCTCTCAGCATAGTACCCAGCAAatagcactatgtaaatattatttattagataagTGAATAGCATTTACCTGAACCTTGAAAAATGGGTAGGATTGTTAGCAGTCAAAAATctgaaagagggggcagctgagtagctcagtggattgagagccaggcctagagatgggaggtcctaggttcaaatctggcctcagccacttcccagctgtgtgaccctgggcaagtcacttgacccccattgcctagcccttaccactcttctgccttggagctaatacacagtattgactccaagacggaaggtaagggtttaaaaaaaaaatctgaaagaacATAGTATTTCTAAGTATAAGAAATAGCAAGAACACAGGTACTGGTGTGGATAGAGAGCAAATCTTGTTCAGGAAATGGCAAGTAGTGCTGATAGACTAAATCATCCTggtttgtggaaaaaaaaaacaaagtgaatTTAGGCTGAATTgtggaaagttttaaaaaaattttttttattttaaaatattttttcatgtttcatgattcattttctttccctcccccctcccagagctgacaagcaattccactgggttgtataaatgttgccacttgatacctatttccatattatttatttttgctatagaatgattttttaaaagtctaaaccCCACATCACTTACCCATAAGTGATgccatatgttttgcttttgcatttctgctcccatagttctttccctgtggatagcattcttttacatgagtccttcaggagtgtcctggcttgttgcattgcttctagtagcaaagtccattacattggattgttccacagtgttttactctctgtgtacaatgttctcctggttctgctcatttcactctgcatcagttcattgaggttctcccagttcatatagaaatcctccacaTCATCAATCATTACAggacaatagtatttcatcactatcatcttccacaatttgttcagccattccccagtggagggacaccccctcattttccaattttttgccaccacaaaaagcggactatatttttgtactagtatttttccttgttatctccttggggtacaaacccagcagtgatattactggatcaaaggatatgcatccttttaaagcccttttcacATAATTCCAGATGCCTTCCATAATGGCTGgacaaattcacaactccaccagcaatgcattttgcttgattttgccacaacccctcgaacatttattttttttctttactgtcatagtggtcaatctgctaggtatgaggtggtacctcagcattgttttgatttgtgtttctctaattatgagagacttagaatgctttttcatgtgcttattgatagttttgatttctttatctgaaaagtgccctagtcccttgaccatttgtcaggtggggaatggcttgattttttttgtacaattggcttagctccttataaatttgagaaatgagatctttgtcagaggtttttcttataaagtttttcccccctatttgttgcttcccttctaattttggttgcattagttttgtttgcacagaaacttttaaatttaatataatcaaaattattcattttacattttgtagtgttctcgatcttctgcttggtcttaaaactccttcctttcctatagatctgatctgatctatgttcacctaatttgtttgttatttccctctttatatttaagtcatttacccactctgagtttTAATTTCTCCCAAGTGTATTCCATTGATCTGCCCTTCTATTTCTAAGCCAGTACCACATAGTTTTGATGATAactgatttatagtataatttgagatctagtaaagctaggcctccatcctccactctttttcattgtttcccttgatatttttgatcttttgttcttccagataaactttgtaataattttttctaattctataaaaaatgttttggtagtttgataggtatagagctgaataagtaaattaatttaggtaggattgtcatttttattatattagcttgtccttcccatgagcaaatgatgcttttccaattgtttagatctagttttatttgtgtgaagagtgttttgtggttatgttcatattcctaaatttgtcttggcaagtaaatTCCCAGATATTTGGAAAGTCTTGAATATCCTAATGGCTAAGTAATTTGGctagggttgggggtggggtatTGACTGTTTTTGAGCAGTAGAATGACTTGGCAAGTAGAATTGGTATagtatggaggatggattacTGTGCCTCTGGGATCAGAGTCTGTGGTTATTTTCTGGCCCCTTTCAACTATGAGGGGTTACATTGGACAGAATGAAGGTGAAAATGTACTTTTAACTTGAATTTAGAAAACctagattttttttgttaaagAGGCActgtgatatagtggaaagaggagTCTTAAGGACTTGAATTTCAATCCCAGCAATgctactccctgtgtgaccttgagtgagtcacttaatccctctgggcctcagtttccttgtctgtaaaattaggagattgagctagatgacctccaagatctCTTTCTGTTCCAAATCTTATGAATAGTTATATCAGAGAAAAACTATATAGGCACACTATTCAAATTGGAATTATTCCATTTGGCTTCATATTTTGGGAAACAGGTTAAATAAATATTCTTAATTTACTAGTATAAAATTGtaacacaattttaaaagaaaaacagttcctTTCTTTAATGAAAACATTAATTTTCTGACCCTGTTCTCTGTGAACCCAAGggtatttatttcttctttcagcACTGGTGGCTTTGTGCATCTTTCCATGGGCAGTTTATTTCAGCAGAGATATAGTGGCTAAAACCTAGGGAAGTGGTTTTGTAGATTCCAAGACTTTGGAATAACCTTAGGGTTGCCCCAGGTCGAAGACAAATCTGTGTCTTCTATTTATCTTTACTCCCAACAGGCCTAAGGACAGGAATCAGGGACCCTGGAAAGGATATTTTACACATTAAggattgctttaagatttattaGGCGTATtactacattatttttattgaagcTCATGATACCCCATGAAGTATAGATATTATAGGTTTTAGCCCTGTCTTACCAATGTGGATCCTGAGGCTCAGGGTAAATGtgttgtccaaagtcacatatctAGTGAGTGGCAGAGGTAGGATTCGATTCTAAGTATAGCAGTCTTTCCATTCTTGATATGTTGGCAAAAACACTGGCAAAAAAAGGGCCATATAAGGTGCTGGCCTTGGTAGGCTGCATGTGCAAACTGGCATGGGCCAGTGGCAGTGTCTCAGAAAGTATTTTTTCAACTCTtggacctatttttttttctccagacttTCATCTTCACGGATGGTGAGGACCCAGAGTTACGCCTTCGAGCAGGTAATTAAGTTTCCCATTGAACCTCTCTGTCCTGAATACTGGTATTACATCTGACAGATTACATGGATAAGGAATATTTGGCTTCCCATTGCTACCCAAGAGCCTTGGACAAGAACAAGTTTAACTCATTGGAATGGTGATTGGCTTCCATATAGGAGGAGTCTGAACCTGTTTTCATGACAGTAGGCCCCAGGGTAGAGTCTCCTCTACTAAGGTCATCACTGTCTGAATAAATCACTAACTACAGAGACACCAGAATTAAAACATAAGTTGGTATAGATTGTATTGAGCCCTGATGTTTGGCTGGCTTCCAGAAtgccatatgaactgggagagtAGAACTAGGCAAAAGAATGTATCAAATAAATGATGTTTTACTGGAACTTCCTGATTCTACTTCAGCTATATTTTCATTGTATGCCTGTGGCTTTGGGGGTTGAGGGCCTTTGAAGGTGaggggtggtgggggtggtgATGGTGTTGTAGGTCTGGATTTAGGATTTAATTGATGGGTAGTTTTCAGTATGTAGACTTCCTCTTTCATCCACGATGTATATTGACAACTTATTTCCATAAGATTGTCATAGAGAGTCccaggggttaagagacttgccagggtcatatggataatcagaggtaggatttgaatccgtGTCTTGATTCCTCTAACTCCTCtaccaaattgtctctcctggaattgACTACTATTTTGCTTTCCCTTCCATTAACCCATCCCTTATTTTCTCCAGGAGATCATGTCATCAACACCAATTGTTCCTCCATGCACACACGCCAAGCACTCTGTTGCAAAATGTCTGTGGAGTATGACAAGTTCATCGAGTCAGGAAGGAAGTACGTGAGTTTCCAAGCCAGAAAACTAGGTGGGAGTTATTCAGAAAACCCCAGAAATCCCAACCAGCAGGTCACAAGACAGCTTGTTTTTATGGGCCTCGTCCTGCAGCTCTAGTTTCTCCCCCAGCTCTTTCAGCTGCCAGACTGAACAGCTGGGTTCATTGAGGCTGCCAACAGTAATAGTCTCTATCCTACTTAATGTGgctctttccttctcatctcttgCAGATGGTTCTGCCATGTGGATGATGACAATTATGTGAACTCCAAAGGACTTCTACAgctgctctctggtttctccccAAGTCAGGATGTCTATGTGGGTCGACCTAGCCTGGACCACCCTATTGAGGCAGCTGACAGAGCCCAGGGAAGTGGAACTGTGAGtagtttggaaattttttttggtaggagttgggatggggaggaggaTCAGGGTggatggtggggagggaaacaactGAGAATTTAAGACTAGAAAGACAGAAATCAGGGAATCACTTGCCTCTcatacctgtgtgatcttggacaagttgtCTAACCCCCATGGgctagtttcctcttctgtaaagggaattgaattaaatgacctccaggttccctttcagctccaaatcttTCATCTGTCATCTGATTTGGCCCCCAGAGGACTTCTCAAAGGTAGTGGGAGTGGAAGAGTAGGAGTAACAGCAGGAAGGAGAAGGCCAAACAGGGGTGTTCCAGGAAGTTGAAAGCCAAATGAAGACATCTCAGAGCAGctagaactgaaaaggaagagACTAGACTAAGAACCAATGAAAAATGATTGTCTGGAACTCCTAAATTTTCCAGGGGAAGCAAGTTTGGAGTAGAAGAGGAAGCTTGGGAGAGGCAAGATGATATGGGGACCATTTTTCCCTGGACCCAGCGACCAGGGTCTCCAGAGCTTATATTTGTGTTTAAACAGAGCTTTGTAGTTTTATGAAGTACTTTTATGTTCCTTTGAGGTAGGTAAAGTATGTACCTCGTCGacattttatcaatgagaaaaCTTAGGTTCCGAGGATATACACAAGAGCTGGAATTTAAAATTGaattccagtgttctttctatccCACAATGTTATATCAAAGACCAGGAACTCCAGACAAAGGGCAGGCTTTAGCAGATGAATCTggtgaggggaaagggaggggtcTAATGGGCAAGCCTTAAGGAATGTAGCCTCTCACCCACCAGCCCTTGATGTTGGGTTCTCTCTGCTTGCCTCCCAGGCCTCTACAGTCAAGTTCTGGTTTGCCACAGGAGGAGCTGGGTTCTGCATCAGCAGAGGTCTTGCCCTCAAAATGAGTCCTTGGGCCAGGTGAGTGGGAGCCTCTGGGCTTCCCAACTCCAAGGAACCAGTTCCACAAGATCTTGAAAAGTAGGTCAAGACAGGTGGGAAGGGCAGATCCAGGCATGTCCTGAGCAACCTCTCCCCCTTCCTTGCAGTCTGGGCAACTTCATTAGCACTGCTGAGAAGGTCAGACTCCCTGATGACTGCACCATTGGGTATATCATCGAAGGACTGCTGCAGGTGAAACTGCTACATAGCACCCTCTTCCACTCCCACCTGGAGAACTTGCAGAGGCTGCCAGCTGATACCCTGCTCAGACAGGTACCACACCCAGCCCCTATCACAGCCAGCTTTAGGGCTAACTTTATTTTGAGTCCTTAGCCAGCTCTCTGCCACCAGGGATCATGCTCCTTTGACGTGACTCTCTTCCTTGGGTGCTCAAGTGTGTGTGTCTCTTCCCTCAACTTGGCCTTGAACTCTATGGAACTGACTCTTAAACTTCTGGAGAGGTCATCCCTTGGACAAGTAAATTTGCTGCAAGGTATCTTGGCTGAGGCAGGAAAGAGAGTGAAatccccctttccttccatctgaaTCACTCTttaagaagagtggtaagggctaggcaactgggattaagtgacttggccacgaTCATATATatagctgggaggtgtctgaggccagatttgaacctgtggGACctccctctaggcctggctctcaatccactgagctacccagctgccccctccataacTACTCTTAAAGCTCACAAATCAACTGTCACCCAAGAGCACACACATTTCACTAATA
It includes:
- the RFNG gene encoding beta-1,3-N-acetylglucosaminyltransferase radical fringe isoform X1, translated to MSSWTFIFTDGEDPELRLRAGDHVINTNCSSMHTRQALCCKMSVEYDKFIESGRKWFCHVDDDNYVNSKGLLQLLSGFSPSQDVYVGRPSLDHPIEAADRAQGSGTASTVKFWFATGGAGFCISRGLALKMSPWASLGNFISTAEKVRLPDDCTIGYIIEGLLQVKLLHSTLFHSHLENLQRLPADTLLRQITLSYGGPENRRNVVSVGGAFNLQQDPTRFKSIHCLLYPDTTWCPLKKPL
- the RFNG gene encoding beta-1,3-N-acetylglucosaminyltransferase radical fringe isoform X2; this translates as MVRTQSYAFEQEIMSSTPIVPPCTHAKHSVAKCLWSMTSSSSQEGSTWFCHVDDDNYVNSKGLLQLLSGFSPSQDVYVGRPSLDHPIEAADRAQGSGTASTVKFWFATGGAGFCISRGLALKMSPWASLGNFISTAEKVRLPDDCTIGYIIEGLLQVKLLHSTLFHSHLENLQRLPADTLLRQITLSYGGPENRRNVVSVGGAFNLQQDPTRFKSIHCLLYPDTTWCPLKKPL